The genomic region AATATACTGGCTAACTTGTagtaaattcaaagaaataatgttttaACAAACCAAGAttgaaaatatgtaatttttaggcttatgaaaagaacagaaataaaatgcaCTTTTTATGTCAGAAGGAGCAGTaatcagaattaaaataaaatgatggggATTTAGATTACATTAGgctaaatattatataaatgtaatttttaatgaTAACAAAATGAGTGATAAAAAATACATGGGATAAGGAAAAAAGTgaaacagcaataaaaaataaaagtttaatatatttatacattctgAACAAGTGGAAATCGAAAAAACAATTTGATAGAAACAAATCTCAGTATGCCAATACtcataataaatgtaaatggcctaaattcacttattaaaatTCAGCTAAATGTCTTTTACAAGAAAGAGGTCTGATGCATCAACACATGGGTATTGTAAGTATAACAATATAGGAACAAAAAAAGTTAAACTTGGTATATTAACTAACAAAACCTGGCGTATTTGTAGTAATTTTAGAGAAAACAAGATTTAATTGCAAAAATCATTGAAAGGGATAGAGAAGGAAATATTTCCCATTCACTAAAAAGATGGTTATTTAAAACTTGTGTGAATCTAAGAAATAGGTACAAAATATAGTCAGAAGTCATAAAGTTTTAGTGATAAATCAAAAAAATCATCCCCCAAATGAGaaatttcaataaacatttcttaacAATTAGTAGGAAAAGCTTATAAATATCattaaagaagttttaaaaattaaaaaaaacaaacaaacttgttCTAATGGACATATATTGACCTCCACATACAACAATTTAAGAAGATATTCTTCTCAAGCAGAAATTGAATTTTACATTTGATCATATAGgtaagcaagtctcaacaaatgtcAAATAAAGACCAAATTCTCTGATCTCAGTGGAAATGTGTTTTAagtcaataacaaaaatatttttttaaatttccactcATTTGGAAAATTGAAAAGCACAATAAAGCCTAGTTCTCATGGTCTTATGGATCCATTGATCAAAGAACAAGGATTAAAATACTCAGATATACTTAGATATATATACAAAGGtttcatttaaatattgtttGTTGTGGCAAAAGGCTAGAAGCATATATGCCCATTAAGAAAGAAGGAACTGTTTTAATAAAGTATTGTATGTCTAGACAATGGAGTGCCAAAGACATTAGAgctatttaagataatgaaagtttCTTGCTGCTTATTGATGTAGCATTAATAGGATAAATAAATTAGGTATAGAACAGCATATACAGTATAtcccattttatttaaaatatgtgtgaatgccatatatattaataaaaattaaacaaaattttatttgtggCTAATTCTAGGGAAGAAGAATTAAGTATCTGCtatgaaatggggacaaaatcaaATATTCTTTGATTTTGTCTATTCTTTTGTCATTTCCTctatacttttaaattaaatattattagtTCAAATGAATAATGTGTCTAAGAATGTTTGTCCAAAAATATCTCTTCTCAAATGTATCAGAGTGCTTGAAAGTCTTCCATGAACAATTCTGCTCTTTGGCTAAGGCACTATAATAGGCATTGGAATACATTTCAATAGAATGCACCCTTGTGAAAATTTGCCATATCATTTCACCACTatgtaaacataaatatttgaatgGATTTCTCAAAGTACATTTCTCAGAATTGCACAAAGGCACTAAGTTCCCAGGAATACAAAGGAGACACCTGGAAGAAGAAGGTGAATCAAGGACTCTGGAGGTCAAATTTATCTACCTTTACAATTTTGTTGTGATGTAATTGTTAAGAATTCAAagctattttaatcattttagtttTTTCAGCAATCAATTTTTGCAGATAAATTTCTAAAGCTTGAGAGTGTTCTTAGCTGTAGTGTCTAgtatgaggaaaaacaaaaagattgaGATTCTGGGGAAAGTGGAAAGAGAATTCTCTTAGATGAAAACAATGCTACTATAGCCTCAAACGGAAGAGCTTCAAATTCACTTATACTTAATTTTCTTAAAAGGCTGCGTAATTTcagtattattcacaactgcAAAACACGGAAGCAACCCAGGtatctatcaaccaatgaatggacaaataaagcatggatatacatacaatgaaatattattcagttgtaaaaagaatGATGTCCTGATATACATgtcacaatatggatgaaacttgaagacatcatgttgagtgaaataagccagacccaaaaggatagatagtgtatgatctcactgaattgaaacaaataggataagcaaactcacaaagtcaaaatctagaatataggtttctaggggatggggtgggaatagAGAATGGGAGGTTAAGGCTTGTAATGtagagggttcctatttggaatgacagaaatgtttaggtaatggatgctggtgatagtagcacaacattgtgaatgcaagtagcagcactgaaatatatatctgaatatgattaaaaggggaaatgttagattgcatatatggtaacagaataaaatttttaaaaatgcttgtaACTACAgcacacaaacagggaaccctaagttaaaccatggactttaattaatagtataattataaaaaagtgctatcatcaattataacaaatgttccacaccaatgcagggtgttggagtggagtggtgtatgggaatcctgtattttatgcatgattgctctgtaaacccacaacttctctaataaaaaacaaatacaaaatctcaaaaataaaaatggtgcataatttcaattttattgtagTCATCACTTCCAGACACTGATTATATTGGAGAAGCAATCACAGAAACCTAAAATCAAGGTCTGATGAGAATCCCTAAGTAAATCATGTTCAGAAACCCAACTCTAAAAGCAAAGGTGTTTTAAATATAGCAGCCCAAATGTGATGTTGCACACCattaaaaacagaggaaaagtgttgaacaaaaaaataattgaattgagGGAAGTcactttttaatgttaaaatgaCATACAAATAAATTGAGAAGAAAGGCAGGGGAGTGCTTGAAAACATATTATCTGCTAATGCAATTTAGCATAACTAGTTCATTTGTGCCTGTAAAATTTTGCAGTTGTATattaattgaaaatatatataaatctgtAAGTTATTCATGCCTTCTTTTTCTACTCAGGGTTGTGCCATTAAAAacgtttctttgctttttcttgcttttgttttctagTAGACTTGCTCAGAAGTCTACAAGACCAGAAGTATCATTTCTAATTCTTTCCTTAATATTGTGGCCTTCTTAATTCCCTTAATTTTATGTTCTATATGTTAATTCACTCTGCTCTCCTAAAAGAGTAAAAATCTGGAGtgtgaagaaattttaaattcatcTTCCCAGCTcactctattttaaataaaaaatggagaacTAGAGAGCTTAACTGACCCTTATTTAACACTCATACCCTTTTCAAAATTTACATCCTAGTTCATTTTTCAACTTGAGTATTGTTAGGTTGGAgtcgttcaggaatccacacaatgcagcgagtcatgaATTAAggagagagtttaaggtttattagaggaagaaagcagaagaaagcaggtggcagCCAgcgaaaagaaaaaagaaaaagaaaaataatggctccagctctctatctgagagcagaattttttaacaaaaaaaggaacccatgttgggaagggtgtctgctgtggCGTTCTGTCCCTCgattgggtaagtgcctatcaagttttgggctgattggttgctagggttctgagacagtattctttttaggaaagcagctgtgttatctaactagggagagcaggcctttctggttgttcatcttatggacatatctgaccttgccttacccgcctttgaggcaccactgtggctggaacagccttgaacagccttgaacagcctcaTTCTTTAGTTCATGGgacacctgttttctgtgagataacatgcggggcccctgggtcagaaactccttctacatgttagtttcttcttctgggatctaacaggtATTTGcgttttttattattgatttctaagtgCTTTTCTTATTTATAAGAATTATGAttgaaatatatgtttttaaacatatatgtatgtatatgtgtgtgtgtgtatatatacatacatataggcATGCAAAGATGCATTGTTTCTGCTATCCTAAATAAGTAAGTAGGAATGGGTGGATTCAGAAAATTGAGAATAAACCTGTTTGTTCCAGGAAAACTGGGAAAATGAAAGACTTCTCACCAACAATTACTATAGACAAAAATCAGGTAGAAAGGATCCAACAGAGGATTTAAAAGGGTGGAAGAGTCAAAACTCTCAAAAAGACAAAACTGTGCTAACATAAACTCCTATCTCCAGCAAGATAATGCATGAGAAATACTCAACCATTTTCATGGTGTTAAtgacacataaagacaaaaatcagTGAACTAGGACAGGATGCAAGAAAGATGACTTTGATGGGCATAGTGGTGAGTGAAATGAGGCAATGTGGAAAAAGTTGGAGgtgggaagaggaaaagagaaaaaggagaccTTTCCCAAGCCAGAAATTAAATTCAGTGAGCTCCACTTTGATCACTAGTTCCCTCCTGAGGCAAGGCAGCCCTGTCTCCagctgtctttttattattaactgtctttaaaaagcaaatgtttttttttttaactttgattaaGTCAATTTTGCCAATTTACACAGTGAGTTAATTAGATTTCTACATAATAGCAATGAGcaaccagaaaataaaatttaaaaagactaattAAAAGTAGTATCAAAAAATATGcttcagaataaatttaaccaaaaatttGCAGGAATAAACATTGAAACAACCAAACTTTGCTGAAGGAAaccaaatgtgctggtttggagctgttttgTACCCAaggaaaggccatattctttttattctattcttgtgggtgcagacctactgtgggtgggaccttttgattaggttgtttcaattgagatgtgacccagccattcaaggtaggtcttaatccttcactggagtcctttttgagaggataaagGGCAGGTAAAGCAAGAGAGCATAGAGataaattcccagagacatttggaaacagccactgaaaccggaaccaggagagaaggaccagcagatgttgccatgtgcctttccatgtgacagaggaaacccagatagCAGTAGCAGCCTTTCTGCAgaaaaggtatcttcctcttgatgccttaatttgggcattttcatggccttacaactgtaaaacTGCAACTTAAtgaatccccattttaaaagccaatccatttccagtatattgcatCCCAGCAGCTTAAACAAACTGAAAAACTGGAGAAGATACACCATTTTTATGGATTAGAAGTCGTAGTAATAAATAatcaattctttccaaattgatttataaatgTATTGCAATCACATTAAAAACCCTAGCAGATTTGCTTGTAGAAGTTGAAAAGCTGATGTGTAAATTGTATACAGAAATTCCAAAAatctagaaattttaaaacaatttttaagaaatggttGGAGGACTTAGTAtatgatttcaagacttataaaGTGCATAATCAAGAATGTATGGTATTGGTACAAGTATAGACATAAAGATGAATGGAACAGAATACGAAGTCCAGAAATAGGCCAACAATAATGTGGTTAATTTATTTTCAACAGAGCTGCTGAGAAGAAAGGACAGTTTTTTCAATACATGGTGCTAGAACAACTAAGTatctatttgaaaacaaaaacaaaaaaaaactttaaccCATTCATCTcatgtcaaataaaaaaatttacttgaaaagaataatagatctcaaaataaaagctaaaaccataaagtTTCTCCAGcaaaacatagggaaaaaatcTGATACTGGGCTTGGCAAAGATTTCTTTAAAAGCACAGAAAAGGCATGACTTTAAAAGTTGTTAAAATCAACTTCATTAAATTTACAAACTGTTGCTCTTGAAAGACACAGTTAAGTAGATGAAAAGGCAGCCACAGACtgatagaaaatatttgtaaaacatatatttgacaaaggactagtatccagaatatatacagaattcTTCTAACTAATTTTTAacaagataaacaacccaatgaaAGATGAGCAAAGATGTGAACAGACACCTCACAAAAGATATATGGATGCACATAAAGCTCATGAGGTGgtttcaacatcactagctatcaggaaactgcaaattaaaacaacaatgtgaTAGTACCATCTACCTAGAAgaacagtgtgccagtttgaatgtattatgtcccccagaaaaagccatattctttgatgcagtcttgcggggcagacgttttggtgctgattagatatgcatggaaatgcgccccacccaactgtaggtgataactctgatcacatacttccatggaggcatagccccatccattcagggtgggccttgatcagtggagccatataaatgagctgacgggcagagggaactcagtgcagctgtgagtgatgttttgaagaggagctacagacaagagggacactttgaagaaagcacaggagctgcagatgagagaaagtttgaagacggccgttgaaagcactcttgctctggagaagctgagagaggacaaataccccaagtgcaactaagagtgacatttttgaggaactgcagcctagagaggaacatcctgggagaaagccgttttgaaaccagaagctggagcagacgccagccatgtgccttcccagctaacagaggttttccggacactgttggccatccttcagtgaaggtacccaattgttgatgtgttaccttggacactttatggccttaagactgtaactgtgtaaccacagttttataaaagccaatccatctctggtgttttgcattctggcagcattagcaaactagaacaaacagcTAAAACTAAAATGACTGGCCTTGCAGATACTGCCGCCCACTGCCGCAGTCCCCTGCCCACAGTCATGGTCAACCCCATTGTGTTCTTCAACATTGCCATCAACGGTGAGCccttgggccacacctccttcgAGCTGTTTGCAGACAAAGTTCCAAAGCCAGCAGAAAACTTTCGtgctctgagcactggggagaaAGGATTTGGTTATAAGGgttcctgctttcacagaattataCTTGGGTTTATGTGCCAGGGTGGTAACTTCACCCACCATAATGGCGCTGGTGGCAAGTCCATCTTCAGGGAGAAATTTGATGATGACAACTTCATCCTGAAGCTTACAGGTCCTGGCATCTTGTACATGGACAATGCTGGACTCAACACAAATGGTTCTCAGTTTTTCATCTGCTCTGCTAAGACTGAGTGGTTGGATAGCAAGCACGTGGTCTTTGGTAAGGTTAAAGGGGGCATGAACATTGTGGAGGCCAGGGAGCGCTTTGGGTCTAGGAATGGCAAGACCAGCAAGAAGATCACCATTGCTGACTGTGGACAAGTCTAATAAATTTGATCTGTGTTTTGTCTTAACCATTTCTCTATAGCTCAGGAGAGCGTCCCACCTCCTCTGCTCTGTTCTCAGTATTCTATCATCTTTGTGCTCTCGCTGCACTTCTTTGGGTTCTACATTTCAAATCTGGCTGGATTGCAGAGTTaatgattatgaaataaaaagttaaacaacaacaacaaaaaattaaaatgatggtTACTAACAAATGTTGACAAAAATGTGGAGTacctggaactctcatacattgttcATGGGAATGCAAGTTAGTACAGCCACTTTGTAAGAAGTATGTCCTCTAAAGTTAAACACACACTTAGCAAAcagcccagcaatcccactctcAGGTATTtaccaagggaaaaaaatgcaaacacacaCTTGTCTGCATGTGTTTATAGAAgcgttattcataatagccaaaaagctgAAACAAAGCAAATGTCCTTTAAATGTGAATCAATAAGCAAATTGTGGTAATAGCATGTGTTTATAGCATATCAGCCAAAAAGCTGAAACAAAGCAAATGTCCTTTAAACGTGAATCAATAAGCAAATTGTGATAAATTCATAGTGTAGAATACTACTCAGCTATAAAAATGAGCAAACTATTAATATAGCAACTACActaatgaatctcaaaaatattaagcTAAGTGAAACAAGTTGAACACAAAAACTTCATACTCTATGAGTCTTTTTATATGATATTCTaggaaaggcaaaactatagtgaCAAAGCAGAAAAGTGGTTTCCTGGGGCTGTGGGTTGGTGGAAGGGTTTGACTACCAACGGGCACAAGGGAACTTTTggggggtgatagaaaagttccatatcttgattgtggtggagGTTATATAAATGCATAAATTTGCCAAAACTCACCACACTGTTTGCTTAATTAcaattaaattttattacatGTAAGAAAAACCCCAGTACAGGTGCGGAAacctaaagaaaatatattttaatgggaaaaaaacagaaaacaagagtgAGCTGTAGTGAAACCTCTCTTCTGTCTTGGTTTCTATCAGAAAAGCCAGGTCAATACTCTTGAAATTAAATTTACTAATTATGCTGTCAAATATGATGCATTGGgcatttctttgttttgcattAACTTTGTGATTTGGTTGTGTTTCATTCTCTTGCATAAGATTCtattatttctaaagaaaaaaacctGTCAATATATTGTtttttgatttccagtttcatcaACAACAAATTGTTAAAAtcccatatatatttatatctcatATGTGAGTGGattttctattttacatttgGACACCTGATCAAAGATTCTCTATAAAGCTTTTTTACCCCTAAATTAGCAATCCAATAGCTAATTGTCTCAATACCTTTTACTAAATAATTTGTCCTTTCCCACtaaattaaaacatgaaatttctctgtatcttgtTGGCTCTTGTATGAAACCTCTAGATATTAGAAGTGTTCAGTTCTGCAtcctctttgcttttctctctagCCATAGGCATTCTCAGGCTTTAATGACATTTTTATGTTGACCATTCCCAAATTTGCATCTCTAGGCCAGATCTTTGCTCTGACCTCCAGACCCAGTATATTCAAGATCTACATTACATCTTCATCCATCTATCAAAATCAGACTCTTTAGTTAGCCCATTAAATTTGGTTTTTCCTGCTTCCTCTATCTCAAATATTGGCAGCACCCTACCTCCAATTGTTCAAACCAGACTCATCCTGGAGATAGCCTTTTCTCCACAACTCTTCATCTTCCACATTTAACTCTTCGCTATAGACCCTGTGTCCTGCTTGAGAATTATGTAGACATGGTAAGCAAAGACTGGCTCCTACATAACCTACAaatagttacttttttttttttttcccaaatcatGTCAGTTTCTTTACAGAGCAGCTGGAGCTCTGAAAAGTCAATGTCACAGAATCTCCAAATAGTGCactctattagaatagctattattttcttcatcactAGGACACTGGTTCctaaaaatatacacacagaGCTATACAGATGAACTATGTTAAACTGTTATAtttgttttaaggaaaatataatcaattcccattattttattatataatctTTCCAACAACCCTTTTGGGATGTTAATTAAATTCTCCAGGATCAAAACCCTGTTGTCTGACTACAAAACCAGTCTCTCTACAATATTGGGCTATCTCTGCTTATGAGCCTACGGGACAATCAATGAAGAAgcagaaatattattttcttaaaactcTCCCAGCTAAGTCAAGGTCTAAATTTACTGTGGCGACATTACTATGAGCAATCTCACCAAAGTTTTATAACTTTAACTACAGCTATGCTTCAGTGACCTACCTGTTCATCCAATACTTGCACATCTGCTTTAACACAAAACAATTTAGAAGTTAATAAGAGTAAGAACTCTTTTCATTATAGCCTCTGACATCTCAAGCTGCTTTCCCATCTCCCATGGatatctgaaattcaaaatgtcagtctctaaattttcaatataattttaGTTGCTGTGGAACAGTTACAGAAGGTAATTTTGCCACAGTggtgaaatatttttgttaaatactGCTATTTCATAGCAAGAAATAAGCATTAAGTGACATAGGAGAATGTAGCAGAAATTTTATCTTcccaaggaaaatgttcagaaacaggtTTCTTATTCTTTGCTAAATTGCAAACCAACAGATTTCTGACTCCTTTGAAATGCTGGATAGCTGAAGCAGTATTTACCAAGATTGCGAAAGAAAATGAAGGCAGATGATTTGGGAAGGAGAGTGGAAGAATATAAGGGATTTCTTTTTGCCTCTAACTTGGTTTctgttgttattttcttttctgtgtcagAGTCATATAGCAGAACAGAGTTTCCTAAACTTTCTAAATTATAAGAATAACctggatctttttaaaaatctagatttcTAGGCATTTCCCTTGGAAACTGTGATTCGGGTTTCTGAAAAGGGACCCAGAGAACCATTATTTTTAACAAGTATGCAAAGCAATTATTGCCAGAAAAGACAATTGTGAAATACTTAGTAGACAATCCAAGAGGTgggaaattaatatttaataagtaGTTTCTTTCTGTAAGATAAGGGATCTTGCTGAAATAACTATTAAAAAGCAGTATTTATTAAGAGGATAGCAGTTAGTACTATAGAGACTTTAATGAATGTCTTGAAGTAAGTTTTGCTGAAGttacaaaattatttaattcatttgaaGTTAGCATCGTAGCCTCAGAGTGAATTCTGAATTGGCTTTATAGATGCCTTCACATTGTGGGTTCAAAAAATAATCTTGGGTGGCTATGAAAGTCTAGATAAGCACTGTTAAAAATATGCATGTAAAAAAGTACTAAtatccaaaaatattaaaataaactttacaAATAAACAAGAGAAAGATAATCTCACCTAATAGAAAAAAGTaggtatatatatagatagacagacagacagatagatagatagatagatagatagatagatagatagacagatagatagaaatCAGTAGAtgtcagaaaagagaaagactcAACCAATAAAAAATGACAAGATTTAAGCTCATTAGTAATTGGGAAGATGTAAATCAAAATCATATGGGAATGTCagcaagatggcagctaggtgagacagagcaaaaatcacctccgtggaaaacactagataaaaaaccagcaagtgacccagaacaccacttccagagtagcaccagctggacgatttctgctaaagccacagggaatgtgcatttggtgaaaccaggattctggattctgaaacgagtgagcgagtaggctgaatcccttggccacgctgcagtgtggggaaacggtgggttggggttttttttttttaaaaaaaaaaaaaagaagcccgggaacagctgcagataagatgggagtggtctggactaatgcctcggtgtctgaggtggaggataccccttcccacacccactgctgcttgtctcaggtccaggggagcaaaggggaggcacacgacttgcagccgtctccccagcgggcagggctacacctgcccagggccgaacacacagcaccgagccgagccaagaaacccagcctgacagggagtctttcccacagcaccactcaCACGACACAacatcggccgtggacagtggccttgaatacacccacagctgattgtcctggagctgggagagtggagctgggTGGAAAGCGGtaagttaacacatcccattcaaccatctttgaagtgggctgggaacgcccctacacagcccagcggcacagggcttccctggaggctggcactcacttgtgatgtggcacggccctccccccctcagcagaggtcctggaaaagcacagcagggaggagggaactgctcagaaatcccagggaacctacgccaataccaaggacttttgggtcagtggcagagaacagccttaaatctccgggaacacctgggaggtttgattattaaacctgcccttcccctctaaccgctcaggcacacacccctcattgagggcagacagcacagacaacacacccaaattaagtgcaccaattggaccccacaagaattagatccccacacaccacaaagttggggagaactgacttgagggaaataagtgactcacagacaccatctgctggttagttagagaaagtgtatgtcactaagctgcaattctaacaaattaaagatcaagtaaagcaaatgccaagaggccaaaaacaacagaaaatcttaaagcatatgataaaacccagatgacatggagaacccggaCCCAGACACTCAAGTCAAAAGATCAGAACAGACATAGttcttggcgcaattaatcaaagaactacagacaggcaatgagagcatggcatgggatataaaggacttgaagaagagcatggcacagaatataaaagacataaagaagaccctagaagagcataaagaagatattgcaagagtaaataaaaaaatagaagatcttatggaaattaaagaaactgtaggccaaattaaaaagactctggatactcataatacaagattagaggaggctgaacaacaactcagcctcctcgaggagcacagaacagaaaatgaaagaacaaaagaaagaatggggaaaaaactgaaaaaatcgaaaaggatctcagggatatgatagataaaataaaaacgtccaaatttaagactcattggcgtcccagaaggggaagagaagggtaaaggtctagaaagagtattcaaagaaattgttggggaaaacttcccaaaccttctacacaatataaatacacaaagcataaatgcccagcgaactccaaatagaataaatccagataaacccactccgagatatattctggttaggctgtcaaatactgaagagaaggaacaagttctgaaagcagcaagagaaaagcatctcaccacatacaaaggaaacaacataagactaagtagt from Choloepus didactylus isolate mChoDid1 chromosome 1, mChoDid1.pri, whole genome shotgun sequence harbors:
- the LOC119527533 gene encoding peptidyl-prolyl cis-trans isomerase A-like, whose translation is MVNPIVFFNIAINGEPLGHTSFELFADKVPKPAENFRALSTGEKGFGYKGSCFHRIILGFMCQGGNFTHHNGAGGKSIFREKFDDDNFILKLTGPGILYMDNAGLNTNGSQFFICSAKTEWLDSKHVVFGKVKGGMNIVEARERFGSRNGKTSKKITIADCGQV